A single Vigna radiata var. radiata cultivar VC1973A chromosome 8, Vradiata_ver6, whole genome shotgun sequence DNA region contains:
- the LOC106771111 gene encoding probable glycosyltransferase At5g03795, with the protein MKEEVLWSINRDVAMWFCSTEIVELSEIMSSGKWNCAWWISEEDLHMIKLAIFVVPLFVLILMATAKNSHNCRWSFVVNCNQTDTGSYVLSPPTFETQLHQSNETRGFNVSKPSFNEPYVNETSEHHLLLEQTIKSNIIEKTEIGLAKARAAIREARNGNRTQDSDYVPIGPVYLNAKAFHRSYLEMEKQFKVFVYGEGEPRIFLNPPCKSIYSMEGNFMHAIEKNDHFRTKDPEKAHVFFLPFSVVTGLRYGYERVSQESSPQRNIVTDYVNVIAARYPYWNRSLGADHFTLACHDMCRGTSLSLPDTLKNSIRVLCNANTAEGFNPAKDVSFPEINLKTSSTNSFIGGPSAPKLSVLAFFAGEVQGPVIPVLLKHWENKDEDIQVQKHLEESISYHEMMRKSKFCLCPSGSDMASARVVEAIYSGCVPVLISEHYVPPFSDVLNWKSFSVEVSVKDIPNLKEILKSISPRQYIRMQRRVKQIRKHFEVHSPPKRFDVFHMILHSVWLKRLNFQVLYDQNVLSE; encoded by the exons ATGAAGGAAGAGGTTTTGTGGTCGATAAATAGAGACGTTGCGATGTGGTTTTGTTCCACAGAGATAGTTGAGTTATCGGAAATAATGAGTAGTGGAAAATGGAACTGTGCATGGTGGATTTCAGAGGAAGACCTTCATATGATAAAGCTAGCGATATTTGTAGTGCCTCTGTTCGTGCTTATATTGATGGCCACTGCGAAGAATTCACACAATTGCAGATGGAGTTTCGTTGTAAACTGTAATCAAACAGATACAGGATCTTATGTTCTGTCTCCTCCTACCTTCGAAACTCAACTTCATCAATCT AATGAAACCAGAGGATTCAATGTCTCCAAACCTTCGTTCAATGAACCATATGTGAACGAAACTAGTGAACATCACCTACTACTGGAGCAAACCATAAAGTCAAACATCATAGAAAAAACCGAAATTGGTTTAGCAAAAGCTCGAGCTGCAATCAGAGAAGCCAGAAATGGAAATAGAACACAAGATTCAGATTATGTTCCCATAGGTCCAGTGTATCTGAATGCTAAGGCCTTTCACAG GAGCTACTTAGAAATGGAGAAACAGTTCAAAGTATTTGTGTATGGAGAAGGGGAGCCTCGAATTTTCCTCAATCCACCATGCAAAAGTATATACTCCATGGAGGGTAACTTCATGCATGCTATTGAAAAGAATGACCATTTTCGAACTAAAGATCCGGAGAAAGCACATGTGTTTTTCCTCCCTTTCAGCGTAGTAACGGGGCTTCGATATGGATACGAAAGAGTCTCACAAGAATCTAGTCCCCAAAGAAACATTGTGACAGATTATGTCAATGTCATTGCTGCAAGATATCCTTATTGGAATCGAAGTCTTGGAGCAGATCACTTCACCCTTGCTTGTCATGACATG TGCCGAGGGACATCATTATCCTTACCTGATACGCTCAAGAACTCTATTCGAGTACTTTGTAATGCCAACACAGCTGAAGGATTTAACCCTGCAAAAGATGTTTCATTTCCTGAAATTAATCTCAAAACCAGTTCAACAAACAGCTTCATTGGTGGGCCATCTGCACCTAAACTTTCAGTTTTGGCTTTCTTTGCTGGGGAAGTTCAGGGGCCCGTCATTCCAGTTCTTCTTAAGCATTGGGAAAACAAGGATGAAGATATTCAGGTTCAGAAGCATCTGGAAGAGAGTATTTCTTACCATGAGATGATGAGGAAGAGCAAGTTTTGCCTTTGTCCAAGTGGGTCTGACATGGCTAGCGCTAGAGTGGTGGAGGCAATTTACAGTGGGTGTGTTCCTGTGCTGATTTCGGAGCACTATGTTCCTCCTTTCAGTGATGTTTTGAACTGGAAGTCATTTTCAGTTGAGGTTTCAGTGAAGGACATTCCAAACTTGAAGGAGATCTTGAAGAGTATTTCTCCAAGACAATACATAAGAATGCAGAGACGAGTGAAACAAATTAGAAAACACTTTGAAGTACATTCTCCTCCCAAGCGATTTGATGTGTTTCACATGATCCTTCATTCTGTGTGGCTTAAGAGACTCAACTTCCAAGTTCTCTATGATCAAAATGTCTTAAGTGAGTAA